In the Ursus arctos isolate Adak ecotype North America unplaced genomic scaffold, UrsArc2.0 scaffold_5, whole genome shotgun sequence genome, one interval contains:
- the LOC113261893 gene encoding LOW QUALITY PROTEIN: olfactory receptor 2A12-like (The sequence of the model RefSeq protein was modified relative to this genomic sequence to represent the inferred CDS: substituted 1 base at 1 genomic stop codon) has protein sequence MAQENSSTITELLLVGFSNHPQAEIPLFFLFSGVYLVNLFGNTAVIVLVVIDSCLKTPMYFFLCHLAFLNIFYTTAVVPKMLFNLLASKKVISYELCIAQTYISLLMGAAECIILAIMALDRYVAICYPLRYLLIMNWSVCVQLSVGAXTISFFVSVVPLYFTMLPLCSPYTVDHIFCEVPVLLHMVCADTSLQETMMVIGASGTVLLPFLLITLSYLCILVAVMRMYSAEGRKKAFSVCSSHLTVVTIYYGTGMFMYMRPKSLYSAEGDKPISLFYAVINPALNPLIYSLRNKEVTGALKRLLERWRVSQNQKILP, from the coding sequence ATGGCTCAGGAAAATTCCAGCACCATCACCGAGTTGCTCCTTGTTGGATTTTCCAATCATCCCCAGGCTGAgatccccctcttcttcctcttctctggggTCTACCTGGTCAATCTCTTTGGAAACACAGCTGTCATTGTCTTGGTGGTAATTGATTCCTGCCTCAAGACacccatgtattttttcctctgccACTTGGCCTTTCTCAACATATTTTACACCACAGCTGTGGTCCCCAAGATGCTCTTCAACCTCCTTGCTTCTAAGAAAGTTATCTCTTATGAACTCTGCATTGCCCAGACCTACATCTCCCTGTTAATGGGAGCAGCTGAGTGCATTATATTGGCAATCATGGCTTTGGACCGTTATGTGGCCATTTGTTACCCTCTACGATACCTGCTCATCATGAactggtctgtgtgtgtgcagcTTTCTGTGGGGGCATAGACCATCAGCTTCTTTGTCTCAGTGGTGCCCCTCTACTTCACCATGCTTCCCTTATGTAGCCCTTACACTGTTGACCATATTTTTTGTGAAGTACCTGTTCTTCTTCATATGGTCTGTGCTGATACATCCCTACAGGAGACAATGATGGTGATAGGTGCATCTGGGACCGTcttgctccccttcctccttatTACTCTATCTTACCTTTGCATACTGGTGGCTGTGATGAGGATGTACTCAGCAGAGGGTAGGAAAAAGGCATTCTCTGTCTGTAGCTCTCACCTGACTGTGGTGACCATTTATTATGGGACAGGTATGTTCATGTACATGAGGCCCAAATCTCTATATTCAGCCGAGGGTGATAAACCAATCTCCTTATTCTATGCTGTCATCAATCCTGCTTTGAACCCACTAATCTATAGCCTGAGGAATAAGGAGGTGACTGGAGCCTTGAAGAGACTTTTAGAGAGATGGAGAGTTTCCCAAAATCAAAAGATACTCCCTTAA